A single region of the Metarhizium brunneum chromosome 6, complete sequence genome encodes:
- the met11 gene encoding Methylenetetrahydrofolate reductase 2 — MDKITDKIAALPADREYFSLEFFPPKTAMGFSNLRHRLQRMEQALKPLFVNVTWGAGGSTATKSLELAELCQRELGLTTCLHLTCTNMSKRLVDKALEDAKALGIRNILALRGDPPRKEEYCDAEDSEDDGQQDFTWAIDLVKYIRRKHGDYFCIGVAAYPEGHSDESHPQDQSLEHDLPYLVDKVQAGADFIMTQLFFDISAYDHFEKTLREHPSGAFKTIPILPGLMPIQSYQMIKRTTKLSHAKMPPAIMDRLDAVRGDDEKVKLVGVDIVSELIDQIRKIKNRTPGRRGFHFYTLNLEKAVSFIVERTGLIPRESENEEALIDDGTLAPPAIQVNGTRASTHSRTSRRHSSVGSDPYNRVIVAGQPPSHPEWEATGQEAGVPAESINSRANTLAISEGEGVLGREATWDDFPNGRFGDSRSPAYGEIDGYGVSLHMSVNQAVTLWGSPTSRQDVNNVFVRHIKGEISAIPWSEEGLSPESSTIQSRLVEMNGKGWLTVASQPAVNGISSSDRTFGWGPVNGFVFQKAFAEFFLPSADWHTLAEKLKGSDYFDSVCFYAANAKGDFVSSYISGGRSTRTVAASTNAVTWGVFPGKEIVTPTIIEEVSFKAWSEEAFGLWGEWAKVYGRGSESGKVLSGIRSDYWLVNIIHHDFIDREALWKLLLE; from the coding sequence ATGGACAAAATCACAGACAAAATCGCCGCTCTGCCGGCCGATAGAGAGTACTTTTCTCTCGAATTCTTCCCCCCCAAGACTGCCATGGGCTTCTCCAACCTGCGCCATCGACTACAGCGCATGGAACAGGCTTTGAAACCTCTTTTTGTCAATGTCACTTGGGGAGCTGGAGGATCAACAGCGACCAAGTCCCTTGAGCTCGCCGAGCTCTGCCAGCGGGAGCTTGGCTTAACAACGTGTCTTCACTTGACTTGCACCAACATGAGCAAGCGTCTTGTCGACAAGGCCCTTGAAGACGCCAAAGCCCTCGGTATCCGTAATATCCTCGCTCTCCGAGGAGACCCTCCGCGAAAGGAGGAGTACTGCGATGCAGAAGATTCGGAGGACGATGGGCAGCAAGATTTCACATGGGCCATTGACCTTGTGAAATATATTCGCAGGAAGCATGGGGATTACTTTTGTATTGGAGTGGCAGCATACCCCGAAGGCCACTCAGACGAGAGTCACCCTCAGGACCAAAGTTTGGAACATGATTTGCCGTACCTGGTGGACAAGGTACAAGCCGGTGCCGACTTCATCATGACCCAGCTCTTCTTCGACATCAGTGCCTATGACCATTTCGAAAAGACCCTCCGAGAACACCCTAGTGGCGCTTTCAAGACTATCCCCATCCTTCCTGGCTTGATGCCAATTCAGAGCTATCAGATGATCAAGAGGACAACCAAGCTCAGCCACGCGAAGATGCCGCCCGCCATCATGGATCGTCTCGATGCTGTCAGGGGCGATGACGAAAAAGTCAAGCTAGTCGGTGTGGATATTGTCAGTGAACTCATTGACCAAATTAGAAAAATCAAGAACCGAACACCAGGCCGTAGAGGCTTTCACTTTTACACCTTGAACTTGGAAAAGGCGGTTTCCTTTATTGTCGAGAGAACAGGCCTTATTCCCCGCGAATCAGAGAATGAGGAGGCGCTCATTGACGACGGTACTCTTGCGCCTCCGGCAATCCAGGTCAACGGCACCCGAGCTTCAACTCACTCCCGGACATCCAGGAGACACTCGTCTGTTGGTTCTGATCCCTATAACCGAGTCATTGTTGCTGGCCAACCACCATCACACCCTGAATGGGAGGCAACCGGACAAGAAGCGGGCGTGCCGGCTGAAAGCATCAACTCGCGCGCAAACACGCTCGCCATTTCCGAGGGCGAAGGTGTCTTGGGCAGGGAAGCCACGTGGGACGACTTCCCCAACGGTCGGTTTGGCGACTCGAGATCGCCGGCGTATGGTGAAATCGACGGCTACGGCGTAAGCTTGCACATGTCAGTCAATCAGGCCGTGACGCTTTGGGGATCCCCCACGAGCCGCCAGGACGTCAACAATGTCTTTGTCAGGCACATCAAGGGCGAGATATCGGCCATACCATGGAGCGAAGAGGGACTGTCCCCCGAATCGTCAACCATCCAGTCTCGCCTTGTAGAAATGAACGGCAAGGGCTGGCTGACGGTTGCGTCACAGCCCGCCGTCAACGGCATCTCATCAAGCGACAGGACATTCGGCTGGGGCCCAGTCAACGGCTTCGTGTTCCAGAAAGCCTTTGCCGAATTCTTCTTACCATCGGCAGACTGGCACACGCTAGCCGAAAAGTTGAAGGGATCCGACTACTTCGACAGCGTCTGCTTCTACGCGGCCAACGCCAAGGGCGACTTTGTCTCGTCGTACATCAGCGGCGGGCGGTCCACGCGAACCGTCGCAGCGAGCACCAACGCCGTGACATGGGGCGTGTTCCCCGGAAAGGAGATTGTCACGCCAACCATTATCGAGGAGGTGAGTTTCAAGGCATGGAGCGAGGAGGCCTTTGGTCTGTGGGGAGAATGGGCCAAAGTATACGGACGGGGGTCGGAGAGCGGAAAAGTACTGAGCGGCATTCGATCTGATTACTGGCTGGTGAATATCATCCACCACGACTTTATAGATAGGGAAGCATTGTGGAAGTTGCTACTCGAGTGA
- the leu-5 gene encoding Leucine--tRNA ligase: protein MQLVYAKQIGCKGACPALRVASRWPTRISRPSLTQLPVAPAASLQRWYAVNLNSLDGKWRKIWSEANEAGLEQPNNPKASDRKTNYVLPMFPYPSGSLHLGHLRVYSIADTVARYHRLKGDDVLLPMGWDAFGLPAENAALERGIDPAVWTRSNIKKMKEQLGSMNGSWDWSRELTACDPEFYKHTQKLFLMLHERGLAYQAEAEVNYDPVDKTVLANEQVDANGCSWRSGAKVEKRKLKQWFFRTSEYREALLRDLDELATNNAWPERVISQQKNWLGKSTGALVKFPIMVMGGVNVGSAIEVFTTRPDTLFGVQYVALAASHPVVAELAKKDAELQAFLDTLPGLPPDSKVGYLLPHLRAINPLAYHDETPDATKASLPIYVAPYVLGDYGEGAVMGVPGHDQRDHSFWKTHQEDQPVRIVLAASEDESTTTLPMSEPYLEHGVMTHHSGAFKGKHSVEAGQIMVRMLEAAHLAKSVEKWRLRDWLISRQRYWGTPIPIIHCASCGAVPVPDEDLPVRLPNVEKHWAKGKTGNALESSPEFVNTSCPKCKGPARRDTDTMDTFVDSSWYFARFIDPHNTQQLFSPKASKMLPVDTYIGGIEHAILHLLYARFVYKFLASTSLMPEYTDETASSAEPFKRLITQGMVHGRTFINPENGVFLKPDEVDLSDPSSPKIMATGVPAKVAFEKMSKSKHNGVDPTECIAKYGADATRAHMIFQAPVGDILNWDEAKISGVTRWLQRLHDQVVAVATADESRPAKDLLEEKFGRVGSMSSEELTQWDADAALWREVQHTIASVTQSYDEVYSLNTIVSDLMRLTNTLASSQANEAIKKHACNILTRLVAPITPAFADECWSVLHPSKGLIFDTCTFPSQDGTLDSAMLQPRQRSCAVQINGKMRGVVDIPTPPPELQGDALKDWVVREILKTKQGKERFGEGKYDLARAKRVIAVRGGKVMNFVL from the exons ATGCAGCTAGTCTACGCAAAGCAGATAGGCTGCAAGGGAGCCTGCCCGGCTCTCAGGGTAGCCTCGCGATGGCCAACCCGTATATCCAGACCAAGTTTAACACAGTTGCCAGTCGCACCAGCAGCCTCGCTTCAGAGGTGGTACGCCGTCAACCTCAACTCGTTAGACGGTAAATGGAGGAAAATATGGAGCGAAGCTAATGAAGCCGGCCTCGAACAACCAAACAACCCAAAGGCCAGCGACCGCAAGACCAACTATGTCTTGCCAATGTTCCCCTACCCTTCGGGTAGCCTGCATCTGGGCCACCTGCGAGTGTACAGCATTGCCGACACCGTCGCCAGGTATCACAGACTAAAAGGAGATGATGTTCTCCTGCCGATGGGCTGGGATGCCTTTGGCCTGCCTGCTGAAAATGCGGCACTCGAACGTGGAATAGATCCTGCGGTGTGGACGCGGAGCAATAtcaagaagatgaaggagcAGCTTGGCTCCATGAACGGTAGCTGGGACTGGAGTCGC GAATTGACGGCTTGCGACCCCGAATTTTACAAACACACCCAGAAACTTTTCCTAATGCTGCACGAACGGGGACTCGCGTACCAGGCGGAGGCCGAAGTCAACTACGATCCCGTGGACAAGACTGTGCTGGCGAACGAGCAAGTCGACGCAAATGGATGCTCTTGGAGGTCAGGAGCCAAGGTAGAAAAACGCAAGCTAAAGCAATGGTTCTTTCGCACTTCCGAGTACCGCGAGGCTCTATTGCGAGATCTAGATGAACTCGCCACGAACAATGCTTGGCCTGAGCGCGTCATCTCGCAGCAGAAGAATTGGTTAGGAAAGTCGACTGGCGCCTTGGTCAAGTTCCCAATCATGGTCATGGGGGGTGTCAACGTTGGCAGCGCCATAGAGGTCTTCACAACTCGACCAGACACACTTTTTGGTGTTCAGTACGTTGCTCTTGCTGCCTCTCATCCGGTTGTCGCCGAGTTGGCAAAGAAGGACGCTGAGCTACAAGCCTTCTTGGACACTCTACCCGGGCTACCCCCTGACTCGAAAGTTGGCTACCTCCTGCCGCATCTGCGAGCCATCAACCCTCTTGCTTATCACGACGAGACCCCTGACGCCACCAAGGCTTCTCTGCCCATCTATGTTGCCCCATATGTACTTGGAGATTATGGTGAAGGCGCCGTTATGGGTGTTCCTGGCCACGACCAGCGAGATCATTCATTCTGGAAAACACACCAAGAGGACCAACCAGTGCGTATTGTTCTCGCAGCATCAGAAGACGAAAGCACTACGACTCTACCAATGAGTGAGCCTTACCTCGAGCATGGTGTCATGACGCACCACAGTGGCGCTTTTAAGGGAAAGCACTCGGTGGAGGCTGGGCAGATTATGGTCCGTATGCTCGAGGCTGCTCATCTCGCGAAATCGGTCGAGAAGTGGCGCTTGCGAGACTGGCTCATTAGTCGGCAAAGATACTGGGGGACTCCTATTCCCATTATTCATTGTGCTTCTTGCGGTGCTGTCCCGGTCCCCGATGAGGATTTGCCCGTTAGACTGCCCAATGTTGAAAAGCATTGGGCGAAGGGCAAGACTGGAAATGCGCTGGAATCGTCACCTGAATTTGTCAATACATCTTGCCCCAAGTGCAAGGGACCAGCCCGCCGAGACACCGACACCATGGACACGTTTGTGGACTCTAGTTGGTATTTCGCCAGGTTCATTGACCCTCACAACACCCAACAGCTCTTTTCACCCAAAGCCAGCAAAATGCTGCCCGTGGATACCTATATAGGAGGCATTGAGCACGCAATCCTCCATTTGCTGTATGCGAGATTCGTTTACAAGTTCTTGGCGTCGACGTCATTGATGCCAGAATATACCGACGAGACAGCATCCTCAGCAGAGCCATTCAAGCGACTGATTACGCAGGGCATGGTACATGGAAGAACATTCATTAACCCTGAAAATGGCGTCTTCCTAAAGCCCGACGAAGTGGACTTGTCAGACCCATCTTCACCCAAAATCATGGCGACTGGTGTTCCCGCCAAGGTGGCATTTGAGAAGATGTCCAAATCCAAGCACAATGGGGTTGATCCTACCGAATGCATTGCCAAGTATGGAGCAGATGCAACGAGAGCCCACATGATCTTCCAAGCGCCCGTGGGAGATATTTTGAATTGGGATGAAGCCAAGATCTCCGGGGTCACTCGCTGGTTGCAACGTTTGCATGACCAGGTGGTGGCCGTCGCGACAGCTGATGAATCGAGGCCCGCCAAGGACCTGTTGGAGGAAAAGTTTGGTAGGGTTGGCTCCATGAGCTCCGAGGAACTGACGCAGTGGGACGCAGATGCAGCCTTGTGGCGAGAGGTGCAGCACACGATTGCCTCTGTCACCCAGTCATACGATGAGGTCTATTCTCTCAATACAATTGTGTCGGATTTGATGCGCCTCACCAATACACTGGCAAGTTCGCAGGCTAATgaggccatcaagaagcATGCATGCAACATTCTTACTCGGCTGGTGGCCCCTATCACGCCTGCGTTTGCTGATGAATGCTGGAGCGTGTTGCATCCTTCCAAGGGGCTTATCTTTGATACATGCACCTTTCCCTCGCAGGACGGTACCTTGGACTCGGCCATGCTTCAGCCTCGACAGCGATCCTGCGCCGTGCAGATTAATGGAAAGATGCGAGGTGTCGTCGACATACCGACACCACCACCTGAGCTGCAAGGGGACGCGCTGAAAGACTGGGTAGTCAGGGAAATCCTCAAAACCAAGCAAGGCAAGGAAAGATTTGGGGAGGGGAAATATGATTTAGCCAGGGCCAAGAGGGTGATTGCTGTGCGAGGTGGCAAAGTAATGAATTTTGTCTTGTAA